A genomic window from Silene latifolia isolate original U9 population chromosome 11, ASM4854445v1, whole genome shotgun sequence includes:
- the LOC141614111 gene encoding uncharacterized protein LOC141614111 has translation MHQWVHQLFLKGCPWSTYLPKSHLSGNWKAICRTRDAFSTGYLNGVWLADPKGYSLHSGYQWLRHKEPKVGWAKLVWCNWAIPKHCFLNWLLMKNALNTKVRLYKIGIYADELCCICGTDKETITHLFQHCRYVTDVLSSLCSWLQIPMPCGNRIIWLGTRKWPALKKLVCVAVFMSGYYAVWQQRNAARIDGVLLRPDILSLQCKA, from the coding sequence atgcatcaatggGTACATCAGTTATTCTTAAAAGGATGTCCCTGGTCTACTTATCTTCCTAAGTCCCATTTGAGTGGCAATTGGAAGGCAATTTGTAGGACTAGGGATGCTTTTTCTACTGGTTACCTTAATGGTGTTTGGCTTGCAGATCCTAAGGGATACAGTTTGCATTCTGGCTATCAATGGCTTCGTCACAAAGAACCAAAAGTTGGCTGGGCTAAGCTAGTTTGGTGTAACTGGGCTATCCCTAAGCATTGCTTCCTGAACTGGCTCCTTATGAAGAATGCTTTAAATACTAAAGTTCGTTTGTATAAAATTGGTATCTATGCTGATGAGTTGTGCTGTATCTGTGGTACTGATAAGGAGACAATCACACATCTCTTTCAGCATTGCAGGTATGTCACTGATGTGCTGAGCTCCCTTTGCAGCTGGTTGCAGATCCCTATGCCTTGTGGGAATAGAATTATTTGGTTAGGAACAAGGAAGTGGCCTGCCCTTAAGAAGCTTGTCTGTGTAGCTGTCTTCATGAGTGGCTACTATGCAGTTTGGCAGCAAAGGAATGCTGCTAGGATTGATGGTGTACTATTGAGGCCTGATATCTTGTCCTTGCAGTGTAAAGCTTGA